A genomic segment from Amphiprion ocellaris isolate individual 3 ecotype Okinawa chromosome 17, ASM2253959v1, whole genome shotgun sequence encodes:
- the smad2 gene encoding mothers against decapentaplegic homolog 2 isoform X1, translated as MSSILPFTPPVVKRLLGWKKTPAGSAGAGGGIGGVGEQNGGGQEEKWCEKAVKSLVKKLKKTGQLDELEKAISTQNSNTKCVTIPSNCSDLWGLGSGHTIEQWDSAGMYGYHDHSRSLDGRLQVSHRKGLPHVIYCRLWRWPDLHSHHELRAIDTCQFAFNLKKDEVCVNPYHYQRVETPVLPPVLVPRHTEILTELPPLDDFTNSIPENTNFPAGIDPPNNYIPDTPPPGYMSEDGETSDQQMNQSMESGSPAEMSPSTLSPVSHGLDLQPVTYSEPAFWCSIAYYELNQRVGETFHASQPSLTVDGFTDPSNSERFCLGLLSNVNRNATVEMTRRHIGRGVRLYYIGGEVFAECLSDSAIFVQSPNCNQRYGWHPATVCKIPPGCNLKIFNNQEFAALLAQSVNQGFEAVYQLTRMCTIRMSFVKGWGAEYRRQTVTSTPCWIELHLNGPLQWLDKVLTQMGSPSVRCSSMS; from the exons ATGTCCTCCATCCTTCCCTTCACTCCCCCTGTTGTGAAACGCCTCCTGGGATGGAAGAAGACTCCAGCAGGGAGcgcaggagcaggaggagggatCGGAGGGGTCGGGGAGCAGAATGGGGGAGGGCAGGAGGAGAAATGGTGCGAAAAAGCTGTGAAAAGCCTGGTGAAGAAGCTGAAGAAGACGGGGCAGCTGGACGAACTAGAGAAAGCCATCAGCACGCAGAACAGCAACACAAAGTGTGTCACCATACCTAG cAATTGCTCAGACCTTTGGGGTCTCGGCTCAGGCCACACGATAGAGCAGTGGGACTCTGCAGGCATGTACGGATACCATGACCACAGCAG GTCGCTGGACGGGCGTCTTCAGGTGTCTCATCGTAAGGGCCTGCCTCATGTCATCTACTGCCGCTTGTGGAGATGGCCTGACCTTCACAGCCACCACGAGCTGAGAGCAATCGACACCTGCCAGTTTGCTTTCAACCTCAAGAAGGACGAAGTGTGTGTCAACCCCTACCATTACCAGAGAGTGGAGACACCTG TGCTGCCTCCAGTGTTGGTCCCACGCCATACAGAGATTCTGACAGAGCTTCCACCTCTAGACGACTTCACAAACTCCATCCCTGAAAACACCAACTTCCCTGCAGGAATAGACCCTCCTAACAACTATATACCAG acACTCCTCCACCTGGCTACATGAGTGAAGATGGAGAAACCAGCGACcagcagatgaatcaaagtaTGGAATCAG GTTCACCAGCAGAAATGTCACCAAGCACCTTGTCACCTGTCAGCCATGGCCTCG ATCTCCAGCCGGTCACCTACAGTGAACCAGCTTTCTGGTGCTCTATAGCTTACTATGAGCTGAACCAGCGGGTTGGAGAGACCTTCCACGCCTCGCAGCCCTCTCTGACCGTCGATGGCTTCACCGACCCCTCCAACTCTGAACGCTTCTGTTTAGGGCTCCTCAGCAACGTTAACAGAAACGCAACTGTTGAAATGACGAGGAGACATATAG GTCGTGGTGTGAGGTTGTATTACATCGGAGGGGAGGTGTTCGCCGAGTGCCTCAGCGACAGTGCCATTTTTGTCCAGAGTCCCAACTGCAACCAGCGATACGGCTGGCACCCCGCTACAGTCTGCAAAATCCCACCAG gTTGTAATCTGAAGATTTTCAACAACCAGGAGTTTGCGGCTCTGCTGGCCCAGTCGGTCAATCAGGGATTTGAGGCGGTGTACCAGCTAACCAGGATGTGCACCATCAGAATGAGCTTCGTCAAGGGCTGGGGAGCAGAGTACAG ACGTCAGACCGTCACCAGCACCCCCTGCTGGATCGAGCTGCATCTCAACGGCCCCCTCCAGTGGTTGGACAAGGTGTTGACCCAGATGGGTTCCCCCTCAGTGCGCTGCTCCAGTATGTCCTAA
- the smad2 gene encoding mothers against decapentaplegic homolog 2 isoform X3 yields MSSILPFTPPVVKRLLGWKKTPAGSAGAGGGIGGVGEQNGGGQEEKWCEKAVKSLVKKLKKTGQLDELEKAISTQNSNTKCVTIPRSLDGRLQVSHRKGLPHVIYCRLWRWPDLHSHHELRAIDTCQFAFNLKKDEVCVNPYHYQRVETPVLPPVLVPRHTEILTELPPLDDFTNSIPENTNFPAGIDPPNNYIPDTPPPGYMSEDGETSDQQMNQSMESGSPAEMSPSTLSPVSHGLDLQPVTYSEPAFWCSIAYYELNQRVGETFHASQPSLTVDGFTDPSNSERFCLGLLSNVNRNATVEMTRRHIGRGVRLYYIGGEVFAECLSDSAIFVQSPNCNQRYGWHPATVCKIPPGCNLKIFNNQEFAALLAQSVNQGFEAVYQLTRMCTIRMSFVKGWGAEYRRQTVTSTPCWIELHLNGPLQWLDKVLTQMGSPSVRCSSMS; encoded by the exons ATGTCCTCCATCCTTCCCTTCACTCCCCCTGTTGTGAAACGCCTCCTGGGATGGAAGAAGACTCCAGCAGGGAGcgcaggagcaggaggagggatCGGAGGGGTCGGGGAGCAGAATGGGGGAGGGCAGGAGGAGAAATGGTGCGAAAAAGCTGTGAAAAGCCTGGTGAAGAAGCTGAAGAAGACGGGGCAGCTGGACGAACTAGAGAAAGCCATCAGCACGCAGAACAGCAACACAAAGTGTGTCACCATACCTAG GTCGCTGGACGGGCGTCTTCAGGTGTCTCATCGTAAGGGCCTGCCTCATGTCATCTACTGCCGCTTGTGGAGATGGCCTGACCTTCACAGCCACCACGAGCTGAGAGCAATCGACACCTGCCAGTTTGCTTTCAACCTCAAGAAGGACGAAGTGTGTGTCAACCCCTACCATTACCAGAGAGTGGAGACACCTG TGCTGCCTCCAGTGTTGGTCCCACGCCATACAGAGATTCTGACAGAGCTTCCACCTCTAGACGACTTCACAAACTCCATCCCTGAAAACACCAACTTCCCTGCAGGAATAGACCCTCCTAACAACTATATACCAG acACTCCTCCACCTGGCTACATGAGTGAAGATGGAGAAACCAGCGACcagcagatgaatcaaagtaTGGAATCAG GTTCACCAGCAGAAATGTCACCAAGCACCTTGTCACCTGTCAGCCATGGCCTCG ATCTCCAGCCGGTCACCTACAGTGAACCAGCTTTCTGGTGCTCTATAGCTTACTATGAGCTGAACCAGCGGGTTGGAGAGACCTTCCACGCCTCGCAGCCCTCTCTGACCGTCGATGGCTTCACCGACCCCTCCAACTCTGAACGCTTCTGTTTAGGGCTCCTCAGCAACGTTAACAGAAACGCAACTGTTGAAATGACGAGGAGACATATAG GTCGTGGTGTGAGGTTGTATTACATCGGAGGGGAGGTGTTCGCCGAGTGCCTCAGCGACAGTGCCATTTTTGTCCAGAGTCCCAACTGCAACCAGCGATACGGCTGGCACCCCGCTACAGTCTGCAAAATCCCACCAG gTTGTAATCTGAAGATTTTCAACAACCAGGAGTTTGCGGCTCTGCTGGCCCAGTCGGTCAATCAGGGATTTGAGGCGGTGTACCAGCTAACCAGGATGTGCACCATCAGAATGAGCTTCGTCAAGGGCTGGGGAGCAGAGTACAG ACGTCAGACCGTCACCAGCACCCCCTGCTGGATCGAGCTGCATCTCAACGGCCCCCTCCAGTGGTTGGACAAGGTGTTGACCCAGATGGGTTCCCCCTCAGTGCGCTGCTCCAGTATGTCCTAA
- the smad2 gene encoding mothers against decapentaplegic homolog 2 isoform X2 has translation MSSILPFTPPVVKRLLGWKKTPAGSAGAGGGIGGVGEQNGGGQEEKWCEKAVKSLVKKLKKTGQLDELEKAISTQNSNTKCVTIPSNCSDLWGLGSGHTIEQWDSAGMYGYHDHSRSLDGRLQVSHRKGLPHVIYCRLWRWPDLHSHHELRAIDTCQFAFNLKKDEVCVNPYHYQRVETPVLPPVLVPRHTEILTELPPLDDFTNSIPENTNFPAGIDPPNNYIPDTPPPGYMSEDGETSDQQMNQSSPAEMSPSTLSPVSHGLDLQPVTYSEPAFWCSIAYYELNQRVGETFHASQPSLTVDGFTDPSNSERFCLGLLSNVNRNATVEMTRRHIGRGVRLYYIGGEVFAECLSDSAIFVQSPNCNQRYGWHPATVCKIPPGCNLKIFNNQEFAALLAQSVNQGFEAVYQLTRMCTIRMSFVKGWGAEYRRQTVTSTPCWIELHLNGPLQWLDKVLTQMGSPSVRCSSMS, from the exons ATGTCCTCCATCCTTCCCTTCACTCCCCCTGTTGTGAAACGCCTCCTGGGATGGAAGAAGACTCCAGCAGGGAGcgcaggagcaggaggagggatCGGAGGGGTCGGGGAGCAGAATGGGGGAGGGCAGGAGGAGAAATGGTGCGAAAAAGCTGTGAAAAGCCTGGTGAAGAAGCTGAAGAAGACGGGGCAGCTGGACGAACTAGAGAAAGCCATCAGCACGCAGAACAGCAACACAAAGTGTGTCACCATACCTAG cAATTGCTCAGACCTTTGGGGTCTCGGCTCAGGCCACACGATAGAGCAGTGGGACTCTGCAGGCATGTACGGATACCATGACCACAGCAG GTCGCTGGACGGGCGTCTTCAGGTGTCTCATCGTAAGGGCCTGCCTCATGTCATCTACTGCCGCTTGTGGAGATGGCCTGACCTTCACAGCCACCACGAGCTGAGAGCAATCGACACCTGCCAGTTTGCTTTCAACCTCAAGAAGGACGAAGTGTGTGTCAACCCCTACCATTACCAGAGAGTGGAGACACCTG TGCTGCCTCCAGTGTTGGTCCCACGCCATACAGAGATTCTGACAGAGCTTCCACCTCTAGACGACTTCACAAACTCCATCCCTGAAAACACCAACTTCCCTGCAGGAATAGACCCTCCTAACAACTATATACCAG acACTCCTCCACCTGGCTACATGAGTGAAGATGGAGAAACCAGCGACcagcagatgaatcaaa GTTCACCAGCAGAAATGTCACCAAGCACCTTGTCACCTGTCAGCCATGGCCTCG ATCTCCAGCCGGTCACCTACAGTGAACCAGCTTTCTGGTGCTCTATAGCTTACTATGAGCTGAACCAGCGGGTTGGAGAGACCTTCCACGCCTCGCAGCCCTCTCTGACCGTCGATGGCTTCACCGACCCCTCCAACTCTGAACGCTTCTGTTTAGGGCTCCTCAGCAACGTTAACAGAAACGCAACTGTTGAAATGACGAGGAGACATATAG GTCGTGGTGTGAGGTTGTATTACATCGGAGGGGAGGTGTTCGCCGAGTGCCTCAGCGACAGTGCCATTTTTGTCCAGAGTCCCAACTGCAACCAGCGATACGGCTGGCACCCCGCTACAGTCTGCAAAATCCCACCAG gTTGTAATCTGAAGATTTTCAACAACCAGGAGTTTGCGGCTCTGCTGGCCCAGTCGGTCAATCAGGGATTTGAGGCGGTGTACCAGCTAACCAGGATGTGCACCATCAGAATGAGCTTCGTCAAGGGCTGGGGAGCAGAGTACAG ACGTCAGACCGTCACCAGCACCCCCTGCTGGATCGAGCTGCATCTCAACGGCCCCCTCCAGTGGTTGGACAAGGTGTTGACCCAGATGGGTTCCCCCTCAGTGCGCTGCTCCAGTATGTCCTAA